The proteins below are encoded in one region of Sminthopsis crassicaudata isolate SCR6 chromosome 1, ASM4859323v1, whole genome shotgun sequence:
- the SPAG8 gene encoding sperm-associated antigen 8, with protein MPGKTYCCEVIGGGIPKGTRARVRGRSLSPRKGSSLTTSTAWDTSTDETLPLLGEEPLLNSQQSSGTLYGTDSSLDTCCIPVLTPLCFLLQPPPSPPKPCIKLPVYRPPKAQAHAQAQVQEQEAWKELQIPEPGVPGPAGYPEYQAPPERLPRGQCLIHNWVEERATNELDRVLGDEVNEGFCYRHGHLGLLTLELCSPPPSRTTHKDSYQDPGNPRKALRGRREAMLEMFLHDQIWKEVNQESRPPECFNYESVTHHDYKRKQHGPRPPPPTQPQDLQQHPEPYCIQEIQDFGLSPICGHDVIPFGKNCSFLTSIPLCMDQPLPCSMDQPLPCNSENCP; from the exons ATGCCGGGGAAGACGTACTGCTGCGAGGTGATCGGAGGGGGGATCCCCAAAGGGACTCGGGCCCGGGTCCGGGGCCGGAGCCTGAGCCCTCGGAAGGGATCCTCGCTAACGACCTCGACGGCCTGGGACACCTCCACAGATGAGACCTTGCCCCTCTTGGGAGAAGAACCCTTGCTCAACTCCCAGCAGAGCAGCGGGACTCTTTATGGCACGGACAGCAGCCTGGACACCTGCTGCATTCCCGTACTGACGCCCCTATGCTTCCTGTTGCAGCCCCCTCCTTCACCCCCCAAGCCTTGCATAAAACTACCGGTCTACCGGCCGCCTAAAGCTCAAGCTCACGCTCAAGCTCAAGTTCAGGAGCAGGAGGCCTGGAAAGAGCTGCAGATCCCCGAGCCGGGAGTCCCAGGCCCAGCTGGTTACCCCGAGTACCAAGCGCCTCCTGAGCGGCTGCCACGAGGCCAATGCCTGATCCATAACTGGGTGGAAGAG AGAGCCACCAACGAGCTGGACCGGGTCCTCGGTGACGAGGTAAACGAAGGTTTCTGCTACCGCCACGGACATTTGGGACTGCTGACCCTGGAGCTATGCTCCCCCCCGCCCTCCAGAACCACCCACAAAGATTCCTACCAAGACCCAGGGAATCCTCGTAAAGCCCTCCGAG GCAGGAGAGAAGCCATGCTGGAGATGTTTTTGCACGACCAGATTTG GAAGGAAGTAAACCAGGAATCGAGGCCCCCGGAGTGTTTCAATTATGAGTCTGTAACACACCATGACTATAAGAGGAAGCAGCATGGACCCAGGCCACCACCTCCCACCCAG CCTCAGGACCTGCAGCAACACCCAGAGCCCTACTGCATCCAAGAGATCCAAGACTTCGG GTTGTCACCAATATGTGGACATGATGTCATCCCATTTGGAAAAAATTGTAGTTTTCTAACATCTATTCCTCTATGCATGGACCAGCCCTTACCCTGCAGCATGGACCAGCCCTTACCCTGCAATTCTGAGAACTGTCCTTGA
- the HINT2 gene encoding adenosine 5'-monophosphoramidase HINT2: MAAVISWAALGVTRRVTGAAARLQVRGASGVPGGDEVFKAQQAAPGGAAPTIFSRIIDRSIPADILYEDQQCLVFRDVAPQAPVHLLVIPKKPIPRISQAEEQDKQLLGHLLLVAAQTAKAEGLGDGYRLVINDGKLGAQSVYHLHLHILGGRQLQWPPG, translated from the exons ATGGCGGCTGTAATATCCTGGGCTGCCCTTGGTGTGACCCGACGCGTAACTGGGGCCGCCGCCCGGCTACAG GTTCGAGGAGCTTCAGGGGTCCCTGGTGGGGATGAGGTGTTCAAAGCCCAGCAAGCAGCCCCTGGAGGAGCTGCTCCTACTATCTTCTCCCGGATCATTGATAGAAGCATTCCTGCTGACATCCTTTATGAGGACCAACAG TGTCTTGTCTTCCGAGATGTGGCCCCACAGGCCCCAGTGCATCTTCTAGTCATTCCCAAGAAGCCCATTCCTCGGATCAGCCAGGCTGAAGAGCAGGACAAACAG CTTCTGGGCCACTTACTGCTTGTGGCTGCACAGACAGCAAAAGCCGAGGGTCTAGGAGATGGATATCGGTTAG TGATCAACGATGGGAAGCTGGGAGCACAGTCTGTGTATCACCTGCATCTGCACATACTTGGGGGACGGCAACTTCAGTGGCCACCAGGCTGA